In Phoenix dactylifera cultivar Barhee BC4 unplaced genomic scaffold, palm_55x_up_171113_PBpolish2nd_filt_p 000402F, whole genome shotgun sequence, the DNA window TGATCCTGAATAATACCTGCAAGGCTTTGTCTTCTTGAAGCCAATTTTTTCCTGTTTTGTTTTTGTCTTGATGCTATTTTACTCCTTTCTTTGTTCTGAGGTGCACCAGAAGTTCCCTGAAGACCCTGTCTCTGTGAGTCCAAAAAATATGGCATAACAATCAGCATGGCAAACATATTATCCATGTGATACTTGCCGTAACTTACACAACAGAAGAGAATGTCACAACATGTGCTGCTCACCAAAATGGCATTATGATTTCATGTTCAAGCAAGCTCAGATAGAGGCATGTCGCTACATTATTGGATTCATAGGTGTAGAAATTTGCAAATGCCCATATATAGAGAATCAATATTTATCTCAAAGAATGTGGTCATAATTTGGTACTGAAACTATACCCGTCTAGGCAGTAACAAGTTCAACTTTGAGAATGCAATATCCAATATTAAGGAAATGGCATGAGCCACAAGACATTGTACAAACTTAAACATATGTCGACTAATTATAATAAATGGTGGATGATGATTAAGTGAATCATTTATGCGTGCTACTTGGAGGAATCATAGTTGGCCAGTTGTAACTCATTTCGGTAGGCTATTGCTGGAATTAACTAGAAGTTATTAAGCCGTTTCGATGAGAGGAAGTTATTTTTGGAGGAACTACTCATGACTTCAATCCATGGGAAGTACTTGTTGGAAATAGCTTTCCCTTTCAATATAAAAGCAGAAAGAAGACCTCATTGGGACCCTCTCAACTTCTACAACTACAATGGTTTCCACACCCAGTTTCTACGCTAATGGGCTCTCTTAGCCTCTTATTCCAGGTTTAGGTATCTTCTCTACAAAGGTCCGACCTGCTCTGGAGGGTATCTTGGTTTATCTAAATCCTATGTATTAGATCTGTCAAGCATATTTGAATTTAGATTGAATGAAGGTCAATGTTGTTTCCCTTCTTTAAAACTTCATATCTTTGgtgcttcttttcattttttctcaTCAACCTCTCCATCAACCATGGAAGAccacaagaaaataaaatgtgCAAACAACGTTATTCTCCCAATTATTACTTCGCAGAGAGGTACAGCTGCAACCAAgattgaaaataaaaaacaatTTCCAAATAATCATACACACAAACTTCATTGAAAAGTACTGAATCATCACACAAATGATTGGGACAAATAGATAGAAGGGCAATATAAGGAACTACACCTGTAGCACAAAATATAGTAAAATTTAAGCATAGAACTGGCCAACCTCATTATTTTCTTCTGGCAAGCCATGTGCCTTTTCTGATTGCACATCCATTGGAAGGACTGTCGTCGGAAGATTGGAGTTATCTGTCCATAAAGGGTAGTAATATATTAAACTCGCAACAAAGATCAAGACCTTCATCATAATTGACTATGCATGGACTGGGTGCATGTGGTGGCCTGagttaaaaaaattaacagGTGCATATTCTTGGCAGTAgtcaaaatatttaaaataacaccAACTTCAACAAGGAGACTGGCCTTATATGCATTTCTTCCAAATCAACTCTACAAGCTAAATTAGGTTTGCTGCTCCACTCTTGCTATCATAAAACCAACAGAACTCACAATTAAACAGCAACTGCATATTCTAAGATGCAGAGACAAGTCATACCTCCTGCAGCTGGTGGAAAATTGAATTACCACAAGTCCTATTAGATGCtaaaaaactaaaggatatcaCACATTCTCTTGAGAAATGCAATTTcgcatgcatgaaagtttaagCAGCAACAAGCAACATGGTATAGATGTAATCCCTTAGTACAGTGCAATAAATGCAAGGAGAGAATCTCGGTCAAGTCTGCGGCACCAAAATTATACCTTTAGAAGCCCCCACATCAACTACCACTTCTTGTGCTGGAATGGCCGCCTACAAGTTAGATCAGATATTTAGCATTGAGAATTCTGTTCGGCAACTTCACAGATGAGTGCACCAAAAAGAACACTTGCCTCATCTTGCAAAACATCGTCAGGACCATGTAAGTTAGCATCAATATCAATTCCATAACTACTATGATTTTGAGGCATGTCACTACCATATGGGCGAGCCAAGCCTTCTGTTCCAATGGGAACCCTACAACCAGAAGTTGGATCTTCAACTCCAGTATCTGGCTGATCAGAGATTAAAACATCCAGCTGCATATCATCGCCCTAAAATATatgacacaatatcaaaaccgTAAGTATCCAGTCATTCAACATTCAACGAAGCATCAGAAGTACTTGCCTCCTCTTCCATATGGCCATCAAGTCCAGCAGATGCATCTTTGCCCTTATCAAATTTATTGTTGCTTTGCTCCATGGTATTTTCAAGCAAGCATGGGGAATATTCTCTTAGCTCTTCTTCTGTTGTAATCTTACTGTCAATAGTTCTATCTGCTCGACAAACCGGTGTGTTCAATTTATCCACCAAACTCAATCTTTTGCCATTTACCATCACTGGACTGGAAGCATCACCAGCAATTGAATCATTCCTATCGTGATGGCCAATGTCAGCAGGAGGTGAAAGATAGTTCTCATCTTCGCCTTTACTTCTAGAAGAATATCTGGAAATCGGTGCATCATCAATAGGAGGCACTGAGTATGGATCTTCCAATGGATCGTTCAGCGATATGCACCTCTGCAAGGTTGAAATTGCAGCAAGTGGACTTCTTGctatggttgatgaattttgtggAAATTGGCAGCCCTCTAACTCCTTTCTCATCACTCTACCTTTGAGTGTTCTAACGGCATTCTTCTGAACAGTCTGCAACTCAGGGAGATGCACTTTGCCTACATTAATTGACTTGATATGCAAGCTCTCCCGCAACAGAGTTACCCCTTCAGCTTCATCCAAATCTTTAAATGAAATCAACAATTTATCTAAAAGATCATTGACCTTTTTCACCCTGTCAGTCACAGAACCTGGTAAAAGAAATAACCATTCACTTAGGAAAACCAGCACTGGTAGTAACAAATGGATAGTAGCAACATATCTAATACACCTTGTCTTTCTACAGCATCAAGGAGTTCACTATTTGTTTTCCTGGATTGTGAAGTCTCAGGTTGGTCAACTGTTCTAGGACGCAAAATATTACTTGAAGCAGCAATAATCGAAGTGTTGGATGGGCTAAAAGTTTTTTTATCAGAAATTTCTTCTTGCGATTCCATGAAGACCTCGGCAGTATCAACTTTAGCAGGAAAATGATGTTTATAGCTTGCTGTCTTCCTGatacaaaaacaaaaatcataaaTTGAATTAAAGATCTCATTTAAAAGAACACTCCAGCTTAACAAAATTGGATGATCATGACAAGCATGTCAGATTTAGTCCTTGTTAGAGAATTTAAACCCACCTGCTGTCCTTAATCAGGTAAAAGTTTAAGAAAAAACTGCTGTAATATGTCATACCATTTTGGACAATTTTTTCAGGTTTGGAACTTAAGCTGCATGATATAGATTCCCACCCCAAAATTCGAGATCACTAACTATATATGGATTTGTTAAGATTGACCAATCAACCTTGTATATTAGTGTCCCGATTGGTGCGCAACTATGTATACATATTACAACCATTTTTACTTGATCCAACTTCAAGATGCAATTCCCTTGGTAGAATCAACTTTGATGTTATGTGCCAATTTAAAGTTGTTAATAGGGTTCGCTGTGCTTTGATAGGTCAATCTGGATCACCACGTCCCAATATTATTAAGTCGTGTATGCTTTATTATTTTGACAATATTGGTCTCTATTGAGAATACAACTGAAACTCAAAAATGTAACTTTCTTAtatagagaagaagaaaaagtaaCAAATTATATTAAGTTTACGGTTACTTTAACATCTCACCATGTAATATTGTAAAAATAAGCTAGTAACCAGCAATATACCATGTGATATGCTAGATCTCAGTGGACAAACACAAGCACCCTCTTAATGCTTTAAAAGTTGTTCCTGGCTTGCAAACTTAATTTCAGAGGGGGAAaatctccttttcttccttcctttttaCTAAAATGAAAGGTCAGAGGGTGTGGAGAAGGATGTTTTCATTCTCCTTTATCAAGATGATTTGTCTGCATGCAAGTAGAGGAGAAAGAAAGTACAGAAAACAAATATACTCCAATGACAATGATCAGTGCGGATGATGgaaattcatgcatgaagaaacCAGTTACCAAGCAAGCTCATGAAGAAACCAGTTGCCAAGCAAGATCATACATACCCCAAAATTCCAGGACGGCGTTTCCGAGCTGTTGGGGACTGGTGATGCTCGAGCGGATCAGTAGACACCTCTCCCCTTAGTTTCTTCAACTCTTTATCAGCATCTACACTCCGAACATAAGAGAGGACAATAAAATTTCCAAGGTTACTGCAATGTACAAAAAAATTATCAGGTATACAAGAAATGTAACTTCCAAAGTGGCAAAGGATTACTTTCAAGCTGCTCAAAGGCCAAGAAATACTCCTCTGGGTCTTCGATGTGATCTATACCAGAATCAGAGTCCATTTTTGGTACAGAATGACTGTCAAAAGACAGAATCGCAAAGCATAGTGAgtaattgattaaaaaaaaaatcagttatATACAAAATGGTGATTCTGCGACAATCAATACACAAAAAAGGAATGTTGATCTTGATATCACAGTCATGCCACGGGACAGGTGGATGGCAGTTTCCTATCCATCCAACTGAAAATATCATTCAACCCATTCAGCCCATGGGACCAATATTAGCTCTCTTCCAAGGATCCAGAGTCTTAAAATGAGCATTTCCGAAAACATGCAGATCCGAAGCGGGACGGGTATCATATGCATAGAATCTAGGCCAACCTAAAACCAGTGTCTAGTATGACAAATTGCTAAAAGCTGGTTTACCTTGAGTTGAGCTTTAAAGAAAACTGAGCCCGTTTGCGACCCAATGCTGGTCTTCGTCCTTGGGGACGGTCCTTGCCGTCTGCAGCAATGGCTTTGTCTCCATCCTCAGGATGTGGACTTGGAAAGTTGGAACAACTCTTCTTGATTTGTTGTGCCTGTTCCAGAAACTCCTTTGAGCCCTTCAATGCCTGGTCTTGTATGAAAGACTAAAATTTCATTAGTTCTTCCAATAAAAACAAACAGAAGCACATATActtggttcaaaagattttttgaagaaaaaaaagtgtCTTGGAAGATGCAATTACTTTGTTAATTTTACATCATTAGCCGCAGGTCATGAGAGCTTGATTTCAGCCGAAAGTTAGAAACCCATAACTAATAGTATCAAGAAGACTTGATGCTTTGAGCCGCCGGAATGCAACAGTCAGGACAACCAACCTCAACTAATCCTGCTATGTACTTCGAAATTCGACAAAGTTGGACTGCATCGCACCGTGATGCAACTATATAAATAAATCCCTATTTCTATCCAGGTAGAGAATACCCCAGCCGAGAAAGAATGTAGTTCCAGCGCGTAAGAATATGAATGGGAGAAAAATAATCCGATCGAAAAAATAGGGATTACTTGATATAGTTCCAACTCATAAGAAAGAATGCAG includes these proteins:
- the LOC103709431 gene encoding centromere protein C-like, with product MAAENERPDLEDPFADCSVLSLLPRNLGAHLYASEAQEEEAIRNLFKSMSFIQDQALKGSKEFLEQAQQIKKSCSNFPSPHPEDGDKAIAADGKDRPQGRRPALGRKRAQFSLKLNSSHSVPKMDSDSGIDHIEDPEEYFLAFEQLENADKELKKLRGEVSTDPLEHHQSPTARKRRPGILGKTASYKHHFPAKVDTAEVFMESQEEISDKKTFSPSNTSIIAASSNILRPRTVDQPETSQSRKTNSELLDAVERQGSVTDRVKKVNDLLDKLLISFKDLDEAEGVTLLRESLHIKSINVGKVHLPELQTVQKNAVRTLKGRVMRKELEGCQFPQNSSTIARSPLAAISTLQRCISLNDPLEDPYSVPPIDDAPISRYSSRSKGEDENYLSPPADIGHHDRNDSIAGDASSPVMVNGKRLSLVDKLNTPVCRADRTIDSKITTEEELREYSPCLLENTMEQSNNKFDKGKDASAGLDGHMEEEGDDMQLDVLISDQPDTGVEDPTSGCRVPIGTEGLARPYDEAAIPAQEVVVDVGASKDNSNLPTTVLPMDVQSEKAHGLPEENNERQGLQGTSGAPQNKERSKIASRQKQNRKKLASRRQSLADAGMTWKSGVRRSTRIRSRPLQYWLGERFLYGRINDSLATVIGVKYNSPSNPALKVKSFVSEEYADLVAQAGLH